Proteins encoded together in one Bacteroides zoogleoformans window:
- a CDS encoding DUF4199 domain-containing protein — MTENKGHMQRYAMLFGTYIGVYWILKFILFPIGLTVPFLALLFMGLTICVPFMGYYYVRMYRNMACRGSISFLHAWVFTVFMYMFAALLTAVAHYIYFRFIDDGYIITTCEAMIDMLAQSTTPGMEGYISTYREALDAARLFTPIDITMQLVSWNVFIGSILAFPTSLFVMRRKRKDEQGR, encoded by the coding sequence ATGACAGAGAACAAAGGGCACATGCAGCGATACGCAATGTTATTCGGCACCTATATAGGAGTGTATTGGATATTGAAATTCATACTCTTCCCCATAGGCTTGACTGTTCCATTTTTGGCTCTCCTCTTCATGGGACTTACGATTTGTGTCCCTTTCATGGGATACTATTATGTACGGATGTATCGTAACATGGCATGCAGAGGCAGCATCAGTTTTCTGCACGCATGGGTATTCACCGTCTTCATGTACATGTTCGCCGCCCTGCTTACAGCTGTAGCACATTATATCTATTTCCGTTTCATTGACGATGGCTATATCATCACTACCTGTGAAGCCATGATTGACATGCTTGCACAAAGCACTACGCCGGGAATGGAAGGGTATATATCCACATATCGGGAAGCATTAGATGCCGCCCGACTATTTACGCCCATAGACATCACGATGCAGTTGGTGTCATGGAATGTCTTTATAGGATCGATTTTGGCTTTTCCTACTTCTTTGTTCGTGATGAGACGGAAGAGAAAAGACGAACAGGGAAGATGA
- a CDS encoding glycosyltransferase family 2 protein, with translation MDISVVIPLYNEEESLPELFAWIERVMKANGFSYEVIFVNDGSTDRSWQVIEHLQAQMPDRIRGIKFRRNYGKSPALFCGFEQAQGDVVITMDADLQDSPDEIPGLYRMITQDGYDLVSGWKQKRYDPLSKTLPTKLFNATARKVSGIKNLHDFNCGLKAYRKDVVKNIEVYGEMHRYIPYLAKNAGYGKIGEKVVRHQARKYGNTKFGLNRFVNGYLDLLSLWFLSAFGVKPMHFFGLIGSLMFIFGFIAVIIVGIGKLYYMHNGMPYRLVTESPYFYLSLTSMVIGTQLFVAGFLGELISRNAPERNKYQIEKTI, from the coding sequence ATGGATATTTCAGTTGTCATACCACTATACAACGAGGAGGAGTCCCTCCCGGAATTGTTCGCATGGATTGAACGAGTGATGAAAGCCAACGGCTTTTCGTATGAAGTGATTTTTGTGAACGACGGAAGCACCGACCGGTCTTGGCAAGTAATAGAACACCTGCAGGCACAGATGCCGGACAGGATAAGAGGCATCAAGTTTCGCCGTAACTACGGGAAATCTCCGGCACTGTTCTGCGGCTTCGAGCAAGCACAAGGAGATGTAGTGATTACAATGGATGCAGACTTACAGGACAGCCCCGACGAAATACCCGGCCTCTACCGGATGATTACGCAAGACGGATATGACCTTGTGTCCGGCTGGAAACAGAAGCGATATGACCCCCTATCGAAAACACTGCCCACCAAACTCTTCAACGCTACCGCGCGCAAAGTGTCGGGCATCAAAAATCTGCACGACTTCAATTGCGGACTGAAAGCATACCGCAAGGATGTGGTAAAGAACATAGAGGTGTACGGCGAAATGCATCGCTATATCCCCTATTTGGCGAAGAATGCCGGCTATGGGAAAATCGGCGAGAAAGTGGTGCGGCATCAGGCAAGGAAATACGGGAACACAAAATTCGGGCTGAACCGTTTTGTAAACGGATACCTGGATTTACTTTCCCTTTGGTTTCTCTCCGCGTTCGGAGTAAAACCGATGCACTTCTTCGGTTTGATAGGGTCGCTGATGTTCATTTTCGGATTCATTGCCGTCATCATCGTAGGCATCGGCAAGCTATATTATATGCACAACGGCATGCCCTACCGCCTCGTGACAGAATCGCCTTATTTCTACCTGTCGCTGACATCGATGGTCATCGGCACACAGCTTTTTGTAGCGGGATTCCTCGGGGAGTTGATTTCACGCAATGCCCCGGAACGCAATAAGTATCAAATAGAGAAAACGATTTAA
- a CDS encoding DUF6452 family protein has translation MKNLIRFIIFGCICCPLLTAVLACSEEADCSMTARGMVKCYLYKMDKAAQTAQNDTLDSLTVTAYGTDSIIINNQKNVHEISLPLRYTADSTKLIFKYSKIKRDTVVIRHTNTPYFLSMDCGYQMKQAITKVRYTRTSLDSISIANHEAGIYGKENLKLFY, from the coding sequence ATGAAAAACTTAATCAGATTTATAATATTCGGCTGCATCTGCTGCCCTTTGCTTACTGCTGTGCTTGCCTGTTCGGAAGAGGCCGATTGCTCCATGACGGCACGCGGCATGGTGAAATGTTATCTATACAAGATGGACAAAGCCGCCCAAACTGCGCAAAACGATACGCTCGACTCCTTGACAGTAACAGCCTATGGTACAGATTCCATCATCATCAATAATCAGAAAAATGTACACGAAATCTCGTTACCCTTAAGATATACGGCAGACTCCACCAAACTGATATTCAAATACAGCAAGATAAAAAGAGATACCGTGGTCATCCGCCATACCAATACCCCCTATTTTCTGTCAATGGATTGCGGCTATCAGATGAAGCAGGCTATCACAAAAGTACGTTACACCCGCACATCCCTCGACTCAATCTCTATAGCAAACCATGAAGCCGGCATCTATGGAAAGGAAAATCTTAAATTATTCTATTAG
- a CDS encoding DUF6048 family protein: protein MERKILNYSISLVFCLLTAFPLWAQNPPAPPKGNTLKKEKKEKREETQYPFYNGISVGMELWGLGNSALGGDFSSSEISADVNLRNRFFPILELGYGSTDSWSEKGIHYKSNAPYFRIGMDYNMLYKKKHGHMLLVGLRYGASSFKYDIAASKLDDPVYGGTVGNPNLEDGIWGGSLPYEYKDMRSSMQWTEFCVGIRAHVWKSFYMGWSLRFKFKLSATPDEHGDPWYVPGFGKYNSNTMGVTYTITYKLPL from the coding sequence ATGGAAAGGAAAATCTTAAATTATTCTATTAGCCTTGTATTCTGCCTGCTGACGGCTTTCCCGCTATGGGCGCAGAACCCACCGGCTCCGCCTAAAGGAAACACTCTGAAGAAAGAAAAAAAGGAGAAAAGGGAAGAGACACAATATCCGTTCTATAACGGCATATCCGTGGGGATGGAGCTATGGGGACTTGGCAACTCCGCCCTCGGAGGAGATTTTTCAAGCTCCGAGATTTCAGCGGACGTCAACCTTAGAAACCGGTTCTTTCCGATTCTCGAACTGGGTTATGGAAGTACCGACTCTTGGAGCGAAAAAGGAATACATTATAAAAGCAACGCTCCATACTTCCGCATAGGAATGGATTACAACATGCTATACAAGAAAAAACACGGGCACATGTTGCTTGTAGGCTTGCGCTACGGAGCAAGCAGTTTCAAGTACGACATAGCGGCATCGAAGCTGGACGACCCTGTTTATGGCGGCACAGTGGGCAATCCTAATCTGGAAGACGGCATTTGGGGAGGCAGTCTGCCTTACGAATATAAAGACATGAGGAGCTCCATGCAATGGACCGAATTCTGTGTAGGAATCAGAGCGCACGTATGGAAATCCTTCTATATGGGATGGTCCTTGCGTTTCAAATTCAAATTATCCGCCACCCCCGATGAGCATGGCGACCCGTGGTATGTGCCCGGCTTCGGCAAATACAACTCCAATACAATGGGAGTAACTTATACGATAACTTATAAATTGCCTCTTTAG
- a CDS encoding manganese efflux pump MntP, giving the protein MTGLEIWLLAIGLAMDCFVVSIASGIILKRTRLKPMLIMAFFFGFFQALMPLLGWMGTGFFSHLIESIDHWIAFGILFFLGGRMIKESFKDETCKHEYDPTSLKVIVTLALATSIDALAVGISFALLNIKSFRTLLPSIGIIGFVSFALSMAGLMFGIRFGCGIARRLHAELWGGLILIAIGTKILIEHLFFT; this is encoded by the coding sequence ATGACAGGATTAGAAATCTGGCTATTGGCTATAGGGCTTGCAATGGATTGCTTTGTAGTTTCTATAGCCAGCGGAATCATATTGAAACGCACCAGATTGAAGCCCATGCTGATCATGGCATTCTTCTTCGGCTTCTTTCAGGCACTCATGCCACTGCTCGGATGGATGGGAACCGGCTTTTTCAGCCATCTGATAGAGAGTATAGACCATTGGATTGCTTTCGGAATTCTGTTTTTCTTGGGAGGAAGAATGATAAAAGAATCTTTTAAAGATGAAACCTGCAAACACGAGTATGACCCCACCAGCCTGAAAGTGATAGTGACATTGGCTTTGGCAACAAGTATCGACGCCTTGGCAGTAGGCATTTCGTTCGCTCTGCTGAACATCAAAAGTTTCCGGACACTGCTACCCTCCATCGGCATCATAGGTTTTGTCTCGTTCGCATTGTCAATGGCCGGTTTGATGTTCGGCATCCGCTTCGGTTGCGGCATAGCCCGCAGGTTGCATGCCGAGTTATGGGGCGGCCTCATTCTCATTGCCATCGGCACAAAGATTCTGATTGAACATTTGTTTTTCACTTAA
- a CDS encoding FAD:protein FMN transferase — MDKKVQRNFLWIVLLLMGTIWILARHNRPTPSYQTDNGLIFGTVYKVTYQHDRNMKAEIEAELKRFDGSLSPFNDTAIITRINRNEDIVADSFFVKVFHRSMEISKETNGAFDITVAPLANAWGFGFKKGTFPDSAMIDSLLEITGYDKVKLSTEGKVIKQDPRIMLSCSAVAKGYAVDVVAHLLEKNGIGNFMVDIGGEVVVRGKNPQDGLWRIGINKPVDDSLAVNQELQTILKVSNLGMATSGNYRNYYYKDGKKYAHTIDPRTGYPVQHNILSATVIAKDCMSADAYATAFMVMGLEEAERFADMRPDIDACFIYMDKNGKPRMFLTEGMKKYM, encoded by the coding sequence ATGGACAAGAAAGTACAACGGAATTTCTTATGGATTGTTCTGCTATTGATGGGCACCATATGGATATTGGCACGCCATAACCGCCCCACCCCTTCTTATCAGACCGACAACGGACTGATATTCGGGACAGTATATAAGGTCACCTATCAACACGACCGTAATATGAAAGCAGAAATAGAAGCGGAACTGAAACGCTTTGACGGTTCGCTGTCGCCATTCAACGATACGGCAATCATCACCCGTATCAACCGGAACGAAGATATTGTGGCCGACAGTTTCTTTGTTAAAGTGTTCCATCGCAGCATGGAAATATCCAAAGAAACCAACGGAGCTTTCGACATCACCGTCGCTCCACTGGCCAATGCATGGGGGTTCGGCTTCAAGAAAGGAACGTTCCCCGATTCTGCCATGATAGACAGCCTGTTGGAAATCACGGGATATGACAAAGTAAAACTATCCACCGAAGGGAAAGTAATCAAGCAAGACCCGCGCATCATGCTTTCGTGCAGCGCCGTGGCCAAAGGTTATGCGGTAGATGTCGTCGCCCACCTGCTGGAGAAAAACGGAATCGGCAACTTCATGGTCGATATCGGCGGAGAGGTGGTTGTCCGTGGAAAGAATCCGCAGGACGGGCTATGGCGTATCGGCATAAACAAACCGGTAGATGATTCGCTGGCCGTAAACCAAGAATTGCAAACCATACTGAAAGTTAGCAATTTAGGCATGGCCACTTCGGGTAACTACCGCAACTACTATTATAAAGACGGGAAAAAGTATGCGCATACCATCGACCCGCGTACCGGCTACCCTGTGCAACACAACATCTTGTCGGCAACAGTCATTGCCAAAGATTGTATGAGCGCAGACGCTTATGCCACAGCATTCATGGTGATGGGACTGGAAGAAGCGGAACGCTTTGCCGATATGCGGCCCGACATTGATGCATGCTTTATATACATGGACAAAAACGGCAAACCGAGAATGTTCCTGACCGAAGGAATGAAGAAGTATATGTGA
- the cobJ gene encoding precorrin-3B C(17)-methyltransferase, with translation MKQAKIIVAGIGPGSEADITPAVTAALHEADVVVGYKYYFRFVTPHLRPETECIDTGMKRERARAEQAFELAEQGKTVCVISSGDAGIYGMTPLIYEMKRERGSRVEVVSLPGISAFQKAASLLGAPVGHDFCVVSLSDLMTPWERIERRIRAAATADFVTAVYNPRSEGRYWQLHRLKELFLTEGRSPETPVGYVRQAGRPEQEVHLTTLGAFNPEEADMFTVILIGNSQSYAWDGSFITPRGYYPQEDGKESEEPANKGQDIMIRSFRTIEKELKNKEMAPDHKWALLHAIHTTADFEMEHLLRTDEGAVASLYQDIEAGKIKTIVTDVTMAASGIRKGALQRLGIEVKCYLGDPRAVATAAEKGITRAQAGIRLAADEHPDALFVFGNAPTALMELCELIRKGKAHPAGIIAAPVGFVHVQESKHMVKPFVHIPKIIVEGRKGGSNLAATLVNSVLCYNDAEQLRPGRDV, from the coding sequence ATGAAACAAGCTAAGATAATCGTTGCCGGCATAGGGCCGGGCAGCGAGGCGGACATTACGCCCGCGGTGACGGCCGCCCTGCACGAGGCGGACGTGGTGGTGGGGTACAAATATTACTTCCGGTTTGTGACCCCGCACCTCCGCCCGGAGACGGAGTGCATAGACACGGGCATGAAGCGCGAACGCGCACGCGCCGAGCAGGCCTTCGAACTGGCGGAGCAGGGCAAGACGGTGTGCGTCATCAGTTCCGGCGACGCGGGCATCTACGGCATGACGCCCCTGATTTACGAGATGAAACGCGAACGGGGCAGCCGGGTGGAAGTGGTGTCGTTGCCGGGCATCAGCGCCTTCCAGAAGGCGGCGTCGCTGCTGGGCGCCCCCGTGGGGCACGACTTCTGCGTCGTCTCCCTCTCCGACCTGATGACGCCGTGGGAGCGCATCGAAAGGCGCATCCGAGCGGCGGCGACGGCGGACTTTGTGACGGCCGTCTATAACCCCAGAAGCGAGGGGCGATACTGGCAACTCCACCGCCTGAAAGAGCTTTTCCTGACGGAAGGCCGCTCGCCCGAGACGCCCGTGGGCTATGTCCGTCAGGCGGGACGCCCCGAACAGGAGGTGCACCTCACCACGCTGGGCGCCTTCAATCCCGAAGAGGCGGACATGTTTACCGTGATACTGATAGGCAATTCGCAGTCGTACGCCTGGGACGGCTCTTTCATCACTCCGCGGGGCTATTATCCGCAGGAAGACGGAAAGGAGAGTGAAGAGCCCGCGAACAAGGGGCAGGACATCATGATTCGCAGCTTCCGCACCATCGAGAAAGAACTGAAGAACAAAGAGATGGCGCCGGACCACAAATGGGCGTTGCTGCACGCCATACACACCACGGCGGACTTCGAGATGGAGCATCTGCTACGTACCGACGAGGGGGCTGTGGCATCGCTCTACCAAGACATCGAGGCGGGAAAGATAAAGACCATCGTGACGGACGTGACCATGGCTGCCAGCGGCATCCGCAAGGGGGCTTTGCAACGGCTGGGCATCGAGGTGAAGTGCTATTTGGGCGACCCTCGCGCGGTGGCAACGGCTGCTGAGAAAGGCATCACGCGTGCCCAGGCAGGCATCCGTCTGGCCGCAGACGAGCATCCGGACGCCCTGTTCGTGTTCGGCAACGCGCCGACGGCGCTGATGGAGCTTTGCGAGCTGATACGGAAGGGCAAGGCGCATCCGGCGGGCATCATCGCCGCTCCGGTAGGCTTCGTGCACGTGCAGGAGTCCAAACACATGGTGAAGCCTTTCGTGCACATCCCCAAGATTATTGTCGAAGGACGCAAAGGCGGAAGCAACCTCGCGGCCACGCTGGTCAACTCCGTGCTGTGCTACAACGACGCGGAACAGTTAAGGCCGGGAAGAGACGTCTGA
- the cbiE gene encoding precorrin-6y C5,15-methyltransferase (decarboxylating) subunit CbiE, translating into MERNFIIIGMDDSREPFFTPEAQAWIRQGKVFSGGLRHKEIVEDLLPAQAEWISITAPLEDVFAQYEEAFARWRNALSDRFIVVFASGDPLFFGFANTVRRKLPEAGIRLYPAFNSLQTLAHRLVMPYDDMRTVSLTGRPWQEFDRALMERAPKIGVLTDREHTPSAIAARMLEYSYSYYTMYVGEHLGHPEKERVRRFSLEEAVQETFRHPNNLLLHCTGTAGSSMVSTPLPPRPFGIPDEAFAHLDGRARMITKAPIRLLTLQALELNRRRVFWDIGFCTGSVSIEARLQFPHLTVVSFEIRPEGEALMKTNSRRFGAPGITAMTGDFLQTETASLPRPDAAFIGGHGGHLDEMTGKLKEVLLPGGCIVFNSVSAESKEAFSQAVKRHGMLLQPSIRITLNEYNPIEIMKATLS; encoded by the coding sequence ATGGAACGAAACTTTATCATCATAGGAATGGACGACAGCCGGGAGCCCTTCTTCACGCCCGAAGCACAAGCGTGGATACGGCAGGGAAAAGTGTTCTCGGGCGGCCTGCGCCATAAGGAGATTGTGGAAGACTTGTTGCCCGCGCAAGCCGAATGGATTTCCATCACCGCCCCGCTGGAGGATGTGTTCGCGCAATACGAGGAGGCCTTCGCCCGATGGAGAAATGCGCTTTCAGACCGTTTCATCGTTGTATTCGCTTCGGGCGACCCGCTCTTCTTCGGCTTTGCCAATACCGTCAGGCGGAAGCTTCCCGAAGCAGGCATCCGCCTTTATCCGGCATTCAACTCCCTGCAGACACTGGCGCATCGGCTCGTCATGCCGTACGATGACATGCGCACGGTCTCGCTTACGGGGCGTCCGTGGCAAGAGTTCGACCGCGCACTGATGGAGCGTGCTCCCAAGATAGGCGTCCTTACCGACCGCGAGCATACTCCGTCGGCCATCGCCGCCCGCATGCTGGAGTACAGCTATTCTTATTACACCATGTACGTAGGCGAACACCTCGGGCATCCCGAAAAGGAGCGTGTGCGCAGGTTCTCTCTTGAGGAAGCCGTGCAAGAGACGTTCCGGCATCCCAACAACCTGCTGCTGCACTGCACCGGAACTGCCGGCTCTTCGATGGTAAGTACGCCCCTTCCTCCCCGCCCCTTCGGCATTCCGGACGAAGCCTTCGCACACCTTGACGGGCGCGCCCGGATGATAACCAAAGCCCCCATCCGCCTGCTCACCTTGCAGGCGCTAGAGCTGAATCGCCGGCGCGTGTTCTGGGACATCGGTTTCTGTACGGGTTCTGTCTCCATCGAAGCCCGATTGCAGTTTCCCCACCTCACGGTCGTTTCCTTCGAGATACGCCCCGAGGGCGAAGCGCTGATGAAGACAAATAGCCGTCGTTTCGGCGCTCCGGGCATTACGGCAATGACAGGCGACTTTCTGCAAACCGAAACCGCCTCTCTGCCCCGCCCCGATGCCGCGTTCATCGGCGGGCACGGCGGACATCTGGATGAAATGACAGGCAAACTGAAGGAGGTGTTACTGCCCGGGGGATGCATCGTATTCAATTCTGTGTCCGCAGAAAGCAAGGAGGCATTCAGCCAAGCCGTAAAAAGGCACGGAATGTTGCTCCAACCTTCCATCCGCATCACGCTGAACGAATATAATCCCATAGAAATAATGAAAGCCACGCTTTCTTAG
- the cobM gene encoding precorrin-4 C(11)-methyltransferase produces the protein MKIAIILISEAGLHVARTLLAELPASGVFTLRHEEGCTHIDSAADFTAENFSRYDAFIFIGAMGICIRSIAPCIKDKYTDPAVLCIDSTGKYVVSVLSGHIGGANELTMEAAGILGAEPVVTTQSDRTGLWALDTLPQRFGWTPVVIAPVSSSSVPPSTLPSGEKERVSMNRHISLFVSGRPTALLLTVRDEGTDRMEAHLPSHVTVFYRPEDIEPSRFELILCVSPQVPRFTETPMICYVPRAVHLGIGLARQAGPTQEVLRAIEETLKEQGILPASIASISTIDAKSEEPVVKALQKEYTVNFHTAEELASIEVPHPSPTVMKHMGTASVCEAAALLTAANSQLLLPKVKGANYTVAAAIDGGMMRRGHIEIIGAGPGDPELISVRGHRLLEKADLILYAGSLVPRQLTHCAKPGATVLSSASMDLEEQFRVMKTFYDKGCFIVRLHTGDPCIYGAIQEQMNYFDRHGMSYHITPGISSFQAAAAALRSQFTIPEKVQSIILTRGEGRTPMPEREKLHLMARSQSTMCIFLSAGIADQVQEELLQEYPENTPVAVCYHLTWKDERIFRGELKDLARIVKENKLTLTTMIVVGEAIGNREGLSRLYAHEFKHLFRK, from the coding sequence ATGAAAATAGCCATTATCCTGATTTCCGAAGCCGGTCTGCATGTGGCCCGAACGCTGCTCGCTGAACTTCCCGCATCCGGGGTTTTCACCCTCAGGCACGAAGAAGGATGTACTCATATAGATTCTGCCGCCGACTTTACGGCCGAAAACTTCAGCCGCTACGACGCTTTTATCTTTATCGGCGCCATGGGCATCTGCATCCGTTCCATCGCCCCCTGCATCAAAGACAAATATACCGACCCCGCCGTATTGTGCATAGACAGTACGGGCAAGTACGTGGTTTCCGTTCTTTCCGGACACATCGGAGGAGCCAACGAACTGACTATGGAAGCGGCAGGCATCCTCGGAGCCGAACCGGTGGTGACTACACAAAGCGACCGTACCGGATTGTGGGCGCTCGATACCCTGCCGCAACGGTTCGGCTGGACTCCCGTAGTCATTGCGCCCGTCTCTTCCTCTTCTGTTCCGCCATCCACCCTCCCCTCCGGCGAAAAAGAAAGAGTGAGCATGAACAGGCACATCAGTCTCTTTGTCTCGGGCAGACCCACAGCCCTGCTGCTCACCGTGCGCGATGAAGGCACTGACCGGATGGAGGCTCACCTGCCGTCGCACGTAACGGTGTTTTATCGTCCGGAAGACATCGAGCCATCGCGCTTCGAACTGATTCTGTGCGTATCTCCCCAGGTGCCCCGTTTCACGGAAACGCCCATGATATGCTACGTGCCCCGTGCGGTACACCTCGGCATCGGCCTTGCCCGGCAAGCCGGCCCGACGCAGGAAGTGCTGAGGGCCATAGAAGAAACGCTGAAAGAGCAAGGCATACTGCCCGCCTCCATCGCTTCCATCTCCACCATCGACGCCAAGAGCGAAGAGCCGGTGGTGAAAGCCTTACAGAAGGAATATACGGTGAACTTCCATACAGCCGAAGAACTGGCGTCGATAGAAGTCCCCCACCCCAGCCCTACCGTGATGAAGCACATGGGCACAGCCAGTGTCTGTGAAGCCGCCGCACTGCTGACGGCAGCAAACTCCCAATTACTGCTGCCTAAGGTGAAAGGAGCAAACTATACCGTAGCCGCCGCCATCGACGGCGGCATGATGCGCCGGGGGCATATAGAAATTATAGGAGCCGGACCGGGCGACCCCGAACTGATATCCGTGCGCGGACACCGATTACTGGAGAAAGCCGACCTCATTTTATATGCCGGCAGTCTCGTGCCTCGCCAGCTGACGCACTGCGCTAAACCGGGCGCCACCGTGCTCAGTTCGGCTTCCATGGATTTGGAAGAACAATTCCGGGTGATGAAGACCTTCTATGACAAAGGCTGCTTCATCGTACGCTTACATACGGGAGACCCCTGCATTTACGGTGCCATTCAGGAACAGATGAATTACTTTGACCGACACGGCATGAGCTATCACATCACTCCCGGCATTTCCTCGTTTCAGGCTGCTGCTGCTGCCTTGCGGTCGCAATTCACCATTCCGGAGAAGGTGCAGAGCATCATCCTGACCCGTGGCGAAGGACGCACTCCCATGCCCGAACGGGAAAAACTGCACCTTATGGCACGTTCGCAAAGCACCATGTGCATCTTTCTCAGTGCCGGCATTGCCGATCAGGTGCAGGAAGAGCTGCTTCAGGAATATCCTGAAAACACGCCCGTGGCCGTCTGCTACCACCTGACGTGGAAAGACGAGCGGATTTTCCGCGGCGAACTGAAAGACCTTGCCCGGATAGTGAAAGAGAATAAGCTGACGCTGACCACGATGATTGTAGTGGGTGAAGCCATCGGCAACCGCGAAGGACTGTCACGCCTCTATGCGCACGAGTTCAAGCATTTATTCAGGAAATAA